In the Nocardioides marmotae genome, GGACGCCCGCGGCGAGCAGCACCTCGGGGCCGAGGTTCGGGTAGCGGCCGGAGACCATCGGGGAGGCGTTCACGACCGCGGCGACCCCGGCGTCGACGAGACGCTGGGCGGTCGCCCGGTCGAGCGCGGAGTGGTCGAGGACGGCGATGTCGCCGGGCCGCAGCCGGGGCAGGAGCGCCCGGGTACGACGCTCGACGCGGGCGGTCCCCGTCACCCCGGGCAGGACACGGTGCTGCTGGCGGGTGCTGAGTCTCATGACCGCTCCATGGTCACAAACCCCGAGGGCCCGCAGCCGGACCACTCACCGCCGGGCGCGTCGGCGTGGGGCAGGTCACCCCGACGGCCCGGTCGAGCCCGGCCGAGCCCGGTCAGGCCAGGGCGCGGGCGGAGGCGGCGACCTCGAGGAGCTCGCGGGCGTGGGCGAGCGCGGTGTCGCTCTCGGTCATCCCCGCCAGCATCCGCGAGAGCTCCCGCTCGCGCGCGGCTTCGTCGAGGACCGTCAGGCCCGAGCTGGTCACGGTTCCGTCGCTGGACTTCTCCACCACCACGTGCCGGTCGGCGAACGCCGCGACCTGCGGCAGGTGGGTGACGACGAGGACCTGGGCGGACCGCGCGAGCCGGGCGAGCCGGCGCCCGATCTCGACCGCCGCGGTGCCGCCGACGCCGGCGTCGACCTCGTCGAAGACGAACGTCGGCACAGGGCTGGTCTCGGAGAGGGCGACCTCGAGCGCGAGCATCACGCGGGACAGCTCGCCGCCGGAGGCGCCCTTGTGCAGCGGACGCGGCTCGGAGCCGGTGTTGGCGGCCAGCAGCAGCTCGACCTCGTCGACGCCCGAGGAGCCGAAGCGCAGGTGCCGCTCCCCCACCAGCAGCGGCGCGCCGGCGCCGGTGGCCGGGGCGCCGTCGGGGTCCAGCTCGGTCTGCCGCACCTCGACGCTCACCCGCGCGTGCGGCATCGCCAGCAGTCCCAGCTCCGCGGTGACCTGCTCGGCGAGGCGGCCCGCGGCCTCGGACCGGGCCGCGCTGAGCTCACCGGCCAGGCCGCCCAGCTCCGCCCGGAGCTCGTCGCGCTCGGCCCGCAGCTCCTCGATCCGCTCGTCGGTGCCGTCGAGCTCGAACAGCCGCCGCGCGGAGGTCTCCGCCCAGGCGAGCACCTCGTCGATCGACTCGCCGTACTTGCGGGTCAGCGCGGTCAGGGCGGCCCGCCGCTCGGAGACGGCGGCGAGGCGGGCGGGGTCGGTCTCGATCCGGGTGGCGTACGACGCGACGTCGGCGGCGACGTCGGAGAGCAGGTAGGTGACCTCCGCGAGCCGGTCGGCGAGCTCACCGGCCTCGGTGTCGTGCTCGCGGACCCCCTCGAGCGCGGACCGGGCGGCGGAGGTCGTGCCCAGGGCGTCGGGTGAGCCCTGCTCGCTCGAGAGCGCCTCGCGGGCGACCTCGGCGGCCAGCCGCAGCGTGTCGGAGAACCCGAGCCGGGACTCCTCGGCGGCGAGCGCCTCGTCCTCTCCCGGCTCCGGCGCGACCTGCTCGACCTCCTCGAGCCCGAACCGCAGCAGGTCGGCCTCCCGTGCCCGGTCCCGGGCGGTGGTGACCACCTCGTCGAGCTCGCGCTCGACAGCGGCGAGCCGCCGGTGCGCGCCGCGGTAGCGCTCGAGCAACGCGGCGACCGGCGCGCCGGCGAACCGGTCGAGCGCCTCGCGCTGCGCGCGGGGCCGCAGGAGCCGGTGCTGGTCGGACTGTCCGTGCACGGCGACCAGTGGCTCGGCGAGCTCGGCGAGAGAGGACACGGGGACCGAGGCGCCGCCCACGAAGGCACGGGAGCGGCCCTCGGCGGCGACGTTGCGGGCGAGGACGACCCGGTCGTCCTCGACCGTCCCGCCAACCTCCTCAACCGCGGCGGCGAACGCCGCCAGCGCGCTGGCGTCCACGACGCCCTCGACTCGCGCCGAGCGGGATCCCGAGCGGACCGCCCCGCTGTCGGCCCGGCCGCCGAGCAGGAGCCCGAGCGCCGTGACGATCATCGTCTTGCCGGCACCCGTCTCGCCGGTGATGACGGTCAGGCCGGGGCCGAGCTCGAGGGTCGAGGAGTCGATGACACCGAGCGAACCGATCCGGATCTCCTCCAGCACCTCACGCCTCCCGTCGTCGTCGTTCCGCCTGGCCCCGCCACCCCTCGACCGGCAGGCCGAACTTGGCCACCAACCGGTCGGTGAAGGGCGAGTCGTGCAGCCGCACCAGCCGGACCGGATGGGTGCCGCGGCGCACCTCGATCCGGGCACCGGGCGGCAGGTCGACCGTGCGCCGACCATCGCACCACAGCACCCCGCCCGCCTCGGTGCGGGCGAGCACCTCGATCGCGAGCACCGAGGTCGGGGCGACCACCAGCGGTCGGGCGAAGAGCGCGTGGGCGCTGATGGGGACCATCAGCAGCGCCTCGACCCCCGGCCACACGACCGGGCCGCCGGCGCTGAAGTTGTACGCCGTGGAGCCGGTGGGCGTCGCGCAGACGACCCCGTCGCAGCCCCATCGCGACAGCGGGCGGCCGTCGACCTCGACGACCACCTCGAGCATCCGCTGGCGGGCCGCCTTCTCCACGCTGGCGTCGTTGACCGCGAACGTGCTGGTGACCAGCTCGCCGTCGCGGAAGACCCGGACGTCCAGCGTCATCCGGTCCTCGGCGACGTAGCGCCGCTCGACGACCGCGTCGATCGTCGACTGCACGTCGTCGACCTCGGCCTCGGCCAGGAAGCCGACGTGACCGAGGTTGACCCCGAGCACCGGCGTCCGGCTGCCGTAGGTGATCTCCGCGGCGCGCAGGATCGTCCCGTCGCCACCGATCACGACGGCGAGCTCGCAGTCGGCGGCGGCGCCGTCCTCGTCCTGCGCGACCTCGATGGCCGGGGAGTACGCGGCGGGGTCGATCCCGAGGTCGGCGGCCTCGGCCGCGAGCAGGCGCACGACGATCCCGCTGGCGCTCAGCGCCTTGCAGAACGCCAGGGCCACCTCGCGTGCCTCCTCCCGCCCGGTGTGGGCGAGCATGAGGACGCGGCGCGGCGTCGGCTGGGTCGTGGTCACGGGTCAACCCTCTCACCCGGCGCCGACGACGGCGGACCCCCGCGCACGACGCTGTGGACGTCCTCGGGCGTGATGGTCGCCGGTCCCCGGCGCAGCCACAGGAAGAACTCCACGTTGCCCGACGGTCCGGGCAGCGGGCTGACGGTCACCGCACGCGCACCCCAACCGCGGCGCGCCGCGGCGTCGGCAACCGCGAGCACGGCCTCGGCCCGCAGCGCCGGGTCGCGGACCACGCCGCCCTTGCCGACCCGGTCCTTGCCGACCTCGAACTGCGGCTTGACCATCGGCACCAGGTCGCCGTCCTCGGCGGTCACGGCCAGCAGGGCGTCGAGCACGAGCTCCAGGGAGATGAACGACAGGTCGCCGACGACGAGGTCGACCGGCCCGCCGATGAGCTCCGGGGTGAGCTCGCGGACGTTCGTGCGGTCGTGCACGACGACGCGCTCGTCCTGCTGGAGGCGCCAGGCCAGCTGGCCGTAACCCACGTCGACGGCGACCACCTGGCCGGCGCCCCGGCGCAGCAGCACGTCGGTGAAGCCTCCGGTCGAGGCCCCGGCGTCCAGGCAGCGCCGGCCGGCGACCTCCAGGCCCAGCGGCCCGAAGGCGTCGAGCGCGCCGGCGAGCTTGTGGCCGCCGCGGGAGACGTAGTCGGGGCGGTCGGGGTCGGTGGTGACGACGATCGCGACGTCGGTCGTGACGCCGGTGGCGGGCTTGGTGGCCCGGGCGCCCTGGACGGTGACCCGGCCGGCGGCGATCAGCTCGCTGGCGTGCTCACGGGAGCGGGCGAGCCCACGGCGGACGAGCTCGGCGTCGAGCCGGAGACGACGGGGAGGCACGGCGGATCAGGCGGGGGCGCCGGGGCGGCCCGGGGCGGCGGGGGCGCCCGGGTCGGCGTCGAGGGCGCGGCGCAGGCCCTCGTGGGCGGCCTCGAAGACCGCGACGTGCTCCTCGAGCGGGCGGTCCTCCAGCTCCTCGACGGTGGCGACGATCCGGTCCACGCCCTCGACACCGGTGCGCACGGGCGCCGCGGCGCGGAGGTCCTCGGTGCGGGTGTCCGCGGTCGGGAGGTCGGCCTGCTCGCTCATGCCGCGAGGCTACCCGGCGTCTCCCCCGGTGGGCGGCTCCAGCCCCGCGACGTCGACCGGCTCGCCGACGGCGTCCAGGTGGCGCCAGGCGGTGACCGCCACCGCGCGCCACCAGTCGGCGACCGACCCCGCCCCCTCGACGCGCACCGTCCC is a window encoding:
- a CDS encoding TlyA family RNA methyltransferase, with protein sequence MPPRRLRLDAELVRRGLARSREHASELIAAGRVTVQGARATKPATGVTTDVAIVVTTDPDRPDYVSRGGHKLAGALDAFGPLGLEVAGRRCLDAGASTGGFTDVLLRRGAGQVVAVDVGYGQLAWRLQQDERVVVHDRTNVRELTPELIGGPVDLVVGDLSFISLELVLDALLAVTAEDGDLVPMVKPQFEVGKDRVGKGGVVRDPALRAEAVLAVADAAARRGWGARAVTVSPLPGPSGNVEFFLWLRRGPATITPEDVHSVVRGGPPSSAPGERVDP
- a CDS encoding NAD kinase, which produces MTTTQPTPRRVLMLAHTGREEAREVALAFCKALSASGIVVRLLAAEAADLGIDPAAYSPAIEVAQDEDGAAADCELAVVIGGDGTILRAAEITYGSRTPVLGVNLGHVGFLAEAEVDDVQSTIDAVVERRYVAEDRMTLDVRVFRDGELVTSTFAVNDASVEKAARQRMLEVVVEVDGRPLSRWGCDGVVCATPTGSTAYNFSAGGPVVWPGVEALLMVPISAHALFARPLVVAPTSVLAIEVLARTEAGGVLWCDGRRTVDLPPGARIEVRRGTHPVRLVRLHDSPFTDRLVAKFGLPVEGWRGQAERRRREA
- the recN gene encoding DNA repair protein RecN encodes the protein MLEEIRIGSLGVIDSSTLELGPGLTVITGETGAGKTMIVTALGLLLGGRADSGAVRSGSRSARVEGVVDASALAAFAAAVEEVGGTVEDDRVVLARNVAAEGRSRAFVGGASVPVSSLAELAEPLVAVHGQSDQHRLLRPRAQREALDRFAGAPVAALLERYRGAHRRLAAVERELDEVVTTARDRAREADLLRFGLEEVEQVAPEPGEDEALAAEESRLGFSDTLRLAAEVAREALSSEQGSPDALGTTSAARSALEGVREHDTEAGELADRLAEVTYLLSDVAADVASYATRIETDPARLAAVSERRAALTALTRKYGESIDEVLAWAETSARRLFELDGTDERIEELRAERDELRAELGGLAGELSAARSEAAGRLAEQVTAELGLLAMPHARVSVEVRQTELDPDGAPATGAGAPLLVGERHLRFGSSGVDEVELLLAANTGSEPRPLHKGASGGELSRVMLALEVALSETSPVPTFVFDEVDAGVGGTAAVEIGRRLARLARSAQVLVVTHLPQVAAFADRHVVVEKSSDGTVTSSGLTVLDEAARERELSRMLAGMTESDTALAHARELLEVAASARALA